The nucleotide window ATCGCGGAAATAGAACAGGCCGCCGTACTCCGTATCCCAGCCGCGTTCCCACATCCAGTCGATCATGTCGCAGGCCATGCGGATGAGTTCGGGATCGTTGTCGCGTCGCCGGGCTTCTTCCAGGATAAACCAGGCGGCCTCGATGGAGTGGCCGGGATTGAGGGTGCGCCCGTCGAAGTGGTCGGAAATCGATCCATCCGGCTCCACGAGTTCCATCACCACCTTGAGGCTGGGTTTCACGAAAAGGCGGCGGATGTCGTCGAGGAAGCGGTCAATCCAGCCGTTCAGTGCCTCATCCGGTCCGAGATGTTTGATGAGTTCCTGCGCGGTGACCAAGCCGATCATGCGGGGGCCGATGGCTTCCATCGGCCGGGAACCGGTGAACTTCGGCGGCATCAGTCCGGGGGTGAAGTTCCAGTTTACGAAGTGATCGAACCAATGTCGCGCCTTCTCCGCTGAATCACGGTCACCTGTCGCTGCCGCATGGGCGGCCCAGGCGATGGCTGCGAAGCTTTCGCTGTAGGCGTAGCGGCGCTTCCTCACCGGAGTGCCGTCCTGCATAACATGGAAGAACATCCGCCCGTCCTCGGGATCGATGCATTTCTCCTCCAAAAAGCGCAATCCGTTCTCCGCCCACGCCAGCCACTCGGGACGACGTTCGTATTCGAGATACAGGGTCAGCAACATCCAGCTCATGCGGCCCTGCACCCAGACGGACTTGTCGTTGTCTACAAGCGTGCCATCGCCATCGAAACAATGCAGGAACCCCCCATGCTCGGTGTCGATCGAGCGTGGGAACCAGAACGGAAGACAGTCGTTGAACAACTGGTCGTGATAGAATTCGGCGAGTGTCACGGAGAGGTGATCAGGCGTTGGCAAGGGTGGAGGGCTTTGCTCCCCATTGCTCGAAGCCGAGTTCACGGAGTTTGATCAGCAGGGCATCGACTTGGGCGGTCGTCGGATTGCCGAGAGGCAGGCGTGCGGGTCCGACTGGAACGCCCAGGCGTGCCATCAGGGCTTTGGCCGTGCCGAGGAAGCCGGTGGCTGCGATCGCG belongs to Luteolibacter ambystomatis and includes:
- a CDS encoding AGE family epimerase/isomerase; the encoded protein is MTLAEFYHDQLFNDCLPFWFPRSIDTEHGGFLHCFDGDGTLVDNDKSVWVQGRMSWMLLTLYLEYERRPEWLAWAENGLRFLEEKCIDPEDGRMFFHVMQDGTPVRKRRYAYSESFAAIAWAAHAAATGDRDSAEKARHWFDHFVNWNFTPGLMPPKFTGSRPMEAIGPRMIGLVTAQELIKHLGPDEALNGWIDRFLDDIRRLFVKPSLKVVMELVEPDGSISDHFDGRTLNPGHSIEAAWFILEEARRRDNDPELIRMACDMIDWMWERGWDTEYGGLFYFRDAHGKPVQEYWHDMKFWWPHDETLIATLMAHRMTGESRYLVMHEKCREWSFKHFGDPAHGEWYGYLRRDGVPTSTLKGSLWKSFFHHPRALWLCRQLSSE